Proteins from one Deltaproteobacteria bacterium genomic window:
- a CDS encoding acyl-CoA dehydrogenase family protein produces the protein MTTRTHDIEVLKDTLRRFLRDEVIPLEKEARLSADVAPPVELRRKVRRRSRELGLYASDMPCEAGGGGLSLSERVPLDMEALAHETVFFEDVMGGPGGPSSILLACDERQREKYLRPLVRGDLSTCFALSEPEAGSDAGGLRLQARRANGGYVLNGTKNIITNAPQCDFAMVFAVTDETRGAMGGITCFLVDKGTPGFSVGRVHTCMGFTGFQGELVFEDCAVPTTSILGQEGYGLALALDWINANRIKIGAGAAGIARRLLAASAAYAAQRRQFGRPIGDNQGIQWKLADMATELFAVESMVTRVAAMWDRKLDVRKEAAMVKLYASEMVNRAAYEAIQIHGGTGCLLETGLERVSRMVRVYTIVEGTSEIQRIGIARRVLKEWAA, from the coding sequence ATGACGACGAGAACGCATGACATCGAGGTTTTGAAGGACACGTTGCGACGGTTCCTGCGTGACGAAGTGATTCCGCTGGAGAAGGAGGCTCGTTTGTCGGCGGACGTCGCACCGCCGGTCGAACTCCGGCGCAAAGTGCGCCGGCGATCGCGCGAACTCGGCCTGTACGCTTCCGACATGCCGTGCGAGGCGGGCGGAGGCGGACTCTCGCTTTCCGAGCGGGTGCCGCTCGACATGGAAGCGCTGGCGCACGAGACCGTCTTCTTCGAGGACGTGATGGGCGGGCCCGGCGGGCCGTCGTCGATCCTGCTCGCCTGCGACGAGCGGCAGCGCGAGAAGTATCTGCGACCGCTCGTACGCGGCGACCTCTCCACCTGCTTCGCGTTGTCGGAGCCCGAGGCCGGCTCGGATGCGGGCGGCCTCCGCCTGCAGGCGCGGAGGGCGAACGGCGGCTACGTGTTGAACGGGACCAAGAACATCATCACCAACGCCCCGCAGTGCGATTTCGCGATGGTCTTCGCCGTGACCGACGAGACGCGGGGCGCGATGGGCGGCATCACCTGCTTCCTCGTGGACAAGGGCACGCCGGGTTTCTCCGTCGGGCGTGTCCACACCTGCATGGGATTCACCGGCTTCCAGGGCGAGCTCGTGTTCGAGGACTGCGCGGTGCCCACGACGAGCATCCTCGGCCAAGAAGGATACGGGCTGGCACTGGCGCTCGATTGGATCAACGCGAATCGCATCAAGATCGGCGCCGGTGCTGCTGGCATCGCCCGTCGACTGCTCGCCGCCAGTGCCGCCTACGCTGCGCAGCGGCGACAATTCGGGCGACCGATCGGCGACAATCAGGGCATCCAATGGAAGCTCGCCGACATGGCGACCGAGCTCTTCGCGGTGGAGAGCATGGTGACGAGGGTCGCCGCGATGTGGGATCGGAAGCTCGACGTCCGCAAGGAGGCCGCGATGGTAAAGCTGTACGCCTCCGAAATGGTGAACCGGGCCGCCTACGAGGCGATCCAGATCCACGGCGGCACTGGTTGCCTGCTCGAGACCGGGCTCGAGCGCGTCTCCCGCATGGTTCGCGTCTACACGATCGTCGAGGGCACATCCGAGATCCAGCGCATCGGCATCGCGCGACGCGTGCTGAAGGAGTGGGCTGCGTAG
- a CDS encoding TetR/AcrR family transcriptional regulator, translating to MRRPERKVLRAPRRTAGERRQQILDVAGAVFAKSNYAKVGTAEIARAAGISEPALYRYFAGKRDLYRETLAATGTRLLEIWRQVGAEARNPVEALRAIGLGYYDHLRERSPVLRLFYEAIAEIEDPAIRRTVRDNFRAMVGFVEATLDEGKARGLVRRGVDARIAAWHFMAIGLSFDLIHMLGLDAELDRSKVEAWGTLFLDSLATRAGRTPA from the coding sequence ATGCGAAGGCCCGAGCGGAAAGTACTCCGCGCTCCACGACGAACCGCGGGGGAACGGCGGCAGCAGATCCTCGACGTCGCCGGTGCCGTCTTTGCGAAATCGAACTACGCCAAGGTCGGTACCGCGGAAATTGCCCGCGCAGCCGGGATCTCCGAGCCGGCCCTCTATCGCTACTTCGCCGGCAAGCGCGATCTCTATCGCGAGACGCTCGCGGCGACGGGCACGCGCCTGCTCGAGATCTGGCGCCAGGTCGGCGCGGAGGCTCGGAACCCGGTCGAGGCCCTGCGTGCGATCGGCCTCGGGTACTACGATCACCTGCGGGAGCGCTCGCCCGTGCTCAGGCTCTTCTACGAGGCAATCGCCGAGATCGAGGATCCCGCCATTCGCCGCACGGTGCGCGACAACTTCCGGGCCATGGTGGGCTTCGTCGAAGCCACCCTCGACGAGGGCAAGGCCCGCGGCCTCGTCCGGCGCGGCGTCGATGCGCGCATCGCTGCCTGGCACTTCATGGCGATCGGCCTGTCCTTCGACTTGATCCACATGCTCGGCCTCGACGCCGAGCTCGACCGCTCCAAGGTGGAAGCATGGGGAACCCTCTTTCTCGATTCGCTGGCGACCAGGGCAGGGCGCACGCCGGCGTGA
- a CDS encoding class I SAM-dependent methyltransferase: MTVAKAKPGARTKSAFDIRFDAQKIAFAPLMFQAARLLRDFGVLKALEASKGTGLTPGEVAKQTNLSHYGARVLLEAGLSMDLVEADGHNEARYSLSKTGWVLEHDEMTRVNMDFVQDVCYRGAFFLRESFERGRPAGLEVFGEWPTVYEALSQLPAHVQKSWFAFDHYYSDPAFQQALPRVFADKPKRLLDVGANTGKFAVLCAKHDPLVAVTILDLPGQLAKADANVRAAGLGGRVVGHPLNLLDHATAFPEGFDAVWMSQFLCCFPESDVVQLIRRAGAALAPGGSLWILDTYWDEQENTVATYCLHASSLYFTCIANGTSRMYHSDDMRACVREAGLRIVDERRTLGISHTLFQCQKA, translated from the coding sequence ATGACCGTAGCCAAGGCGAAGCCCGGCGCTAGAACCAAGTCCGCCTTCGATATCCGCTTTGATGCGCAAAAGATCGCCTTCGCGCCCTTGATGTTCCAAGCGGCGCGATTGCTTCGTGACTTCGGCGTCCTCAAAGCCCTCGAAGCGAGCAAGGGCACGGGCCTGACGCCTGGTGAGGTGGCCAAACAAACCAACCTGTCGCACTACGGCGCGCGCGTGTTGCTCGAAGCTGGCCTGTCGATGGACCTGGTCGAGGCCGATGGCCACAACGAAGCGCGCTACAGCCTCAGCAAGACCGGCTGGGTGCTCGAGCACGACGAGATGACGCGCGTCAACATGGATTTCGTGCAGGACGTTTGTTACCGTGGCGCGTTCTTCTTGAGAGAGTCGTTCGAGCGGGGGCGCCCCGCCGGCCTCGAGGTCTTCGGCGAGTGGCCGACGGTCTACGAAGCCCTCTCCCAACTGCCGGCGCACGTGCAAAAGAGCTGGTTCGCCTTCGATCACTACTATTCGGACCCGGCGTTTCAGCAGGCCCTCCCACGGGTATTCGCCGACAAGCCGAAGCGTTTGCTCGACGTCGGCGCCAATACCGGCAAGTTCGCGGTGCTCTGCGCCAAGCACGACCCCCTGGTCGCCGTCACCATCCTCGACTTGCCCGGCCAGCTCGCCAAGGCCGACGCCAACGTCAGGGCGGCGGGGCTCGGTGGTCGGGTCGTCGGGCATCCGCTCAACTTGCTCGATCACGCCACGGCCTTTCCGGAGGGCTTCGACGCCGTGTGGATGAGCCAGTTCCTCTGCTGCTTTCCCGAGTCGGATGTCGTGCAGTTGATCCGTCGCGCCGGCGCGGCGCTCGCCCCCGGGGGCTCGCTGTGGATTCTCGACACGTATTGGGACGAGCAAGAAAACACCGTGGCGACCTACTGCCTACACGCCAGCTCTCTGTATTTCACCTGCATCGCCAACGGCACCAGTCGCATGTACCACTCCGACGACATGCGCGCCTGCGTGCGAGAAGCCGGCCTGCGCATCGTCGACGAAAGACGCACCCTCGGCATCTCGCACACGCTCTTCCAGTGCCAGAAGGCGTAG
- a CDS encoding sulfotransferase, with the protein MSEPLPQREVRYESSVARWPVRAFNATAGSLERCGVRLADLEADVLCAAARRKTGLDDLGNDDFREPLALLIRSLETEADLHPFGRSRARQLIMSGLVNRLRLESDWKRWPEILDERLERPLFILGLPRTGTTLLFNLLACDGRHRWLSFWEAHTPSPPPDRATRDNDPRRRTARRHLRVLDHLLPDLAAIHEFGVDLPEECYPLLANSFAGVQYSWGFFVPGYDEWLTRCDMHTVYRYYRRQLQLLQWHCRGERWLLKSPVHLHYLDALLAAFPDACIVQLHRDPLEVLPSACSLRATLRSMVMRRVDVHRLSEQLVQESLGDILRAIAVRRELGSGRFFDLGYRELVRDPLGAVRRIYERFGDELSPQAETAMSTYLATHPQNRHGRHLYSLEQFGLDAGSVRRLFEPYAAEFAGVLQSGDTAPQVGPATGRQGTTLP; encoded by the coding sequence ATGAGCGAGCCGCTCCCCCAACGTGAGGTTCGGTACGAATCGTCGGTCGCCCGATGGCCCGTGCGCGCTTTCAACGCGACCGCCGGGAGCCTCGAGCGCTGCGGCGTACGGCTCGCGGACCTCGAGGCGGACGTGCTGTGCGCGGCTGCCAGGCGGAAGACGGGCCTGGACGATCTCGGGAACGACGACTTCCGCGAGCCGCTCGCGCTGCTGATCCGCTCGCTCGAGACCGAAGCGGATCTGCATCCTTTCGGTCGCTCCCGGGCGCGGCAGCTCATCATGAGCGGCCTCGTCAACCGGCTGCGCCTCGAGAGCGACTGGAAGCGTTGGCCGGAGATTCTGGACGAGCGGCTCGAGCGTCCCCTGTTCATCCTGGGGCTACCCCGAACCGGAACGACGCTGCTGTTCAACCTGCTCGCCTGCGACGGGCGCCACCGGTGGCTGTCGTTCTGGGAAGCCCATACGCCGTCGCCGCCGCCCGATCGTGCCACCCGCGACAACGATCCTCGCCGGCGCACGGCTCGCCGGCATCTGCGCGTACTCGACCACCTTCTTCCGGATCTGGCTGCGATCCACGAGTTCGGCGTCGACCTTCCGGAGGAATGCTATCCCCTGCTGGCGAACAGCTTTGCCGGTGTGCAGTACTCCTGGGGATTCTTCGTGCCCGGCTACGACGAGTGGCTCACCCGCTGCGACATGCATACGGTCTACCGCTACTATCGCAGGCAGCTCCAGCTCCTGCAGTGGCATTGTCGCGGCGAGCGCTGGCTGCTGAAGTCTCCGGTCCACCTGCACTACCTGGATGCCTTGCTGGCGGCGTTCCCCGACGCGTGCATCGTCCAGCTTCATCGCGATCCGCTCGAGGTGCTGCCTTCCGCCTGCAGCCTGAGGGCCACTTTGCGCAGCATGGTCATGCGCCGCGTGGACGTACACCGCCTCTCCGAGCAGCTCGTGCAGGAATCCCTCGGCGACATCCTTCGCGCGATCGCGGTTCGCCGCGAGCTCGGCTCGGGCCGCTTCTTCGACCTCGGATATCGCGAGCTGGTTCGCGATCCGCTCGGCGCCGTGCGGCGAATCTACGAGCGGTTCGGCGATGAGCTCTCGCCACAGGCCGAAACGGCGATGTCCACCTACCTGGCCACCCATCCCCAGAACAGGCACGGGCGGCACCTGTATTCCCTGGAGCAGTTCGGGCTCGACGCCGGCTCTGTCCGCCGGCTGTTCGAGCCGTATGCCGCGGAATTCGCCGGCGTGCTGCAATCCGGCGATACGGCGCCGCAGGTCGGTCCCGCTACCGGTCGGCAAGGGACGACGCTGCCGTAG